GATCGCCGCAACGCGCTCGACCTGGAAATGCTCGGCGCGCTCGATGCCGAGCTCAAGGAGCTTGCCGGCAGCGAGATTCGCGCGCTCATTCTCACCGGCGCAGGGCGCGCTTTCTGTGCGGGTTTCAACATCGGGCGTA
The Chrysiogenia bacterium genome window above contains:
- a CDS encoding enoyl-CoA hydratase/isomerase family protein, which codes for MKELAGGRVLIEELAPYITRITLNDPDRRNALDLEMLGALDAELKELAGSEIRALILTGAGRAFCAGFNIGR